In Oreochromis aureus strain Israel breed Guangdong linkage group 17, ZZ_aureus, whole genome shotgun sequence, the genomic stretch AAAACCAGAAATTAGAGCACTCGGGGGGATGAAAATGAGAAGGTTACATAATGTTGAGTCCATGAATGTCTGAATTGAAGCACTTCTTCACAGAGCCACACTTCACGCATGGCTGAAAATGTTCGCACCACAAATGAATTTCTCCTTTGTTAGCACTATGCCAGATGTGTTGAAACATGGATTTTACAAGAGTGGAATGAAACAGGCTCTGGTATTAGACCATCAGGGtgcaaataaacatttataattTCCTTaaccactgtgtgctgtgtttagGTTCAGCTCAGTTTGCTGTCGTGAGCGCCGCTGTGACAAACTGCTGCTCGACACAAGGAGCCATTTCATTTCTCCTTGCATTTTTCTCTGTCTTGAAAGACCAAATAGACATGCTTCACTTGGTATTAAAGTGTTTCATTTAACAACGCTGATTGTGTTTTGTACAGGCAAAATGTCCGACCATCTGTGAATAataaaaactgtgtgtgtggttgattgtcttgatgtttttgttttttctttttcctagaGAGCTAGATCGTCTGCCACAGCAGACTAAACCAGCCGTCGTCTAGTTAACATTACTGAGGTTTTCTAGAATGGCTGAACCCTGATAGGATGTCCTGTTTTTCCTGTAACTCAACTCTTCAGATTCCCCGATCATGCCACAGCATTTCCAGTTTGTGAGGATATTTCCAGTTATTCCACTTGAAAAATGAATAATGGGAATTCTATAAAGGGAATGTTTGCTTCTTTCGTTGCCTCATTTTAAGGCTGACAAATTGCTTGAGGTGGACGCTTCCTACCATCCGTAATCAACTCTTCTCAGCAGCGAGCTGCTTTTTACCACTGCTGTGCTGTTCCAGGCCAGTGGAAATACAAGGGACAACCATAATGGATCTGTAATCTAAAATTTGCCACTCTACATGGAAATCACAAAGGCTTGTCTTGCGGCtttgcagctgcagctgcagtagCTGTTCCATAAACTATCTGGGTTGAATGGATTGACATTTGAACTTTTCAAATGTTGGTTTTGGTGAATGGATTTGAGATGTGAATGCAGCTGCAGCCTATAGCAATTTTAGGGAGGTTATAATGGGTACAAAATTAGACTAGTTTAAATAGAGTTTGGtctttctatttaaaaaaaaaatttagttagttttccaagttcataaaataatttcagctagttttacatttaagtctattttttatttgttttattttagtcaACTAAAATGTTATTTCATATGTATTTTTAGTTTGTACCCTTTTTTTAGTTAACTAAAATAACCTTGGTCTCCAGAATCTTGATGCCTCTCATCAGTTCTTACTTCTGTCTTTCTCAGTGCTAAGTGCTTAATCAAATCATTACAGTCAAACACAGAATAGTTAAGTGATTTTTACCCACAGTTTTatgcaaaaacacatgaaaattcATTCTGTAGAGTCTATTTGCAGTCACAGCCTTCATTACAGAGCAGTCTAGGCGACTCTTCACcaagaaaacagcagcacatgctCAGTCCCCGCCCCCATACTGATTTGAACCAATAACGTCTTAAAGAGTTTTCCGGACGTCCCGCCCACAAGCGTGAAACAGACAAACATGGCAGCTTCCACAGACATCATCTTGGGGACCTCAGCGTCCATCGCtggcattttaaatgaaaaacacgGACCTGAACACTTgcagactttaaaaacatttacagcTGCGCTGCGGGATGTCGAATACAGGTGAGGTCTGGgtaatttatttatgttttatacGGAAATGGGCCGTATCAGTGCCGGTCCGGCTAAGCTAGCATTAACTTGAAAATATCCAACTGTCAACTACGCACTGCCAAATATAACGGCACGCCCGGTTTCTGAAGTCATTCAGACCTAATAATTGTCGCTGTAGCATAAAGAAAACTAACACATATCCGCAGTATAGCTTAAATACGTGGTTATGTCTAAGTTCGGTTATTGCTGTTTTGTACTAAAAGCAGATTTTTAAGCATTActggtagttttttttttcctgtgcagAAGCTATCGCTGCTTATTAAAATTTAACGGCCTGTGCACGTGACATTATGCTCCTTTCTGTGGTATTTGTAGCACAGGAGTATCCCGCACATTGGATTCAAATTGTAAActgcatgtttatttttttcttaatggaaAAAAGACAGTGTTTCACGCAAGACCCAGCTAATGTAGTGCAAACACCGCGTTATTAACTACATCTGTGTTTTATATCTGGTGGTCTCCCAGTGAGGGTACTGCAAATGAAATGAATCCTGTGTACTTGTTCACCTGTTTGTTGTTGTCAGAGATGCTGTGGAGGAGGAGACATTCTCCACTCTTGTGAAAGTCCTGACCAGACTATGTGAAGAGCTGCAGGCTGCCGGCTTGGACAGTGAGGATGTGCAGACTTTTACCCTGCAGCTCCAGCTGACCGCAGAGTGCTTCAGAGCTCAGAGGAACTCCTGTGTCCAGAGTAAACGTAACCAGAGTCTGCTCAGGTATCCCCGACGTCACAAAGCAGCAGGGGGATCTTTCAGAAACATACAAAATAATTAAGTAAACAATGGTCATAGAGTTTAGTGACTGATTTATTTGGAAGCACTGCTAAAAATCCTTCTTGAGCATTTTTCCTGCTAAAATTTGGCTGTTTATGTTTAAGGAACTTGTACAATTATATCTTTACAATTGCAGGATTTGTTGAAGTGCtatttttgcagtttataaTAATATTATGTCACAGTTTGTTATTGGGTGCCTCCTTTTTATTCttatacaaaagaaaaagacaaagaagcaCTTGACATAATGTGTCTTTGTCAACTAGGGAACTTGGTTTCATTGATGTATCCCTCAAACTCCTGAGATTTCTATCAACTGTAAATATGGAGATTCCAGATACCATATTCGAACGTAAGTCTAAAATTCGGCCACTGATGCTTAAGGTACAGTAATtatgtgtttttcctttgtcCCTTTCAAAGCCAACTAAATTGTTTTGAGTTGAGCTATAGAGGTTGTTAGAGATGGAAGTAGAttgtgctgtttttgtcttGTGGTGCTCAAATTGTAAAATAATTTATGACGTTGACTagtcaaaaaaaaattattatgccTTTGTGTAGGCAGTTTCATATAAGAACTATTTTCTGTCGACAGTCTACATCTGCCAACCAGAAGAAGTGTGCAGCCAGCTAATATTACAGGGTTCTTTGAGTTTTATAAGAAACCGTGCTGTCTAGTTCTTTTGTATTCAAGAGTAGGCAAAAACTTTTAACAGTCTAGAAGGACATAAACGCAATACATCATGGAGGAAAATGAATGGTGAATGAATCTTGAGtagtttttctgatttttttgatCTGTTTTCTGTGGCTCAGCTCTTCGCTGTGGCATCCAGTTTCTTGGTAACTTGGCTGTTGGTAACCAGTTGTGCAAAGATGACATTTGGATGATAAGCTTCCCAGACCTTTTCCTGTAAGTTCTGTGTGCCAAAATTTCACCCTGATCTTTCTGTTTGACTCCAAAATCACATGCAGATTCTATATTAGTAAATCTGTCCACCCGAACGTATGCAAACAGGCAGCTGCTTAGCACTGACGATGAGAAGACCGTGAACTACACCTCGATGGTAATCCACACATGCCTGGATGAGGCCAAGGTGGAAGATTTGTCCAAGCCACAGAACATTGAGCTGGCTCTCAGGGTGATGGAGCTCTGCAGGACTCAGCCTGAGCTGGACTGGACGTAAGTGCATCATTATGGTACTAACTTGAAGACTGTTGTTATGCATCAAGGGCATACTTAAGTGCTCCTTTCCCtttgttatttattgatttttttcagaGTGCTCATTGCAACACAGCATTTCCTGAGGTCTTCGTCACTGGTGGAGAACATGTACTCTGAGATGTCTCACCATGATAGGTacttcatttttgttgtttggataaaaacatgaacaatTCACTCAAACAGAACTGGTTAAATGTATGCTAGCACCTTTCAGcctattattttagttttttggtttttacacTGCATAGAAATGATGCACAGAATAGTAGTAAAAAACAGCTAATATTTAACCttctaggacctggcgtccacatatgtggacatcacattttgggatgtctagaccaaaatacttaattttctctacaagggcctgatatccacttacaaggacattatacagccactgttctatcaacatttaaaatgaatgtcctcatatgtggatcttatttttctcagaaacaaaaattaggtaaaaaaaaaaaaatctggtaattctttgtttttacattcatcaggtcccaatcaacccaaatagcaaagaacaattaaaaatgcatgccatgaaagagttcgggtcttaggaggttaaatgaAAACTATAGATGCTTCATATAGatgtacattttgtttttcagagttaCTTTATTAGAGCTACTTTTAGCCCAGCTAAGAGAGGAGGGCTCAGAAGACTGTGGCATCCCTCCCAGTGTGGCTCGTTTCCTGGCCACTTCCTTCCAGAAAGgttgtggagctgttctcaCACTTGCTACGGGTTCTGCGTCCAGTGATGAGGTACAGATCATAAATTCAACACATTTTCTGCAGGTTTTTCACCCTGCGTTTGTTAGCCTTACCCTGTGTGAAATGAATAAACTTATGTTTCAGTCGTTTTGACTCTCAGTATTGTGTCTCAAAAGATTCTTACTCTGTGGACTGCCCCCTGTTTGTTGCAATCCCCTGCAGGTCCTGCAGGAGGCGCTAACAGTGATTAGTCTGCTGGATGTGCTGTGTGAGATGACCTCAGACCACAAGCAGTTCATGTTCCTACAGGATCATCCAGACCTTCTAGTAACTACTGTTGGTAAATGAAAAACAGCCATTAAGTCAACAACCGAGCAACAGCAGACATTAAATTAAACAGCCCGCAAAGTCCAAATGCTGGAAAGTTTGAGGTTTATCATTTAATCTGTTTCTTAAAGGAGAAAAGCAGAATCTCATATGTCAACATCAGCCATAATTTGAATAGCTTTATGCTGCTTCTCAGAAGGTGTTCTGCTTTTCCCGTTGTCTGCCACAAACTGTCTGTCCATGCAGAGCTCCTGGAGCAGGTACACGCCACCGGGAAGGCCAGTAAGAATATTTTCAGTGCTGCTCAGAACTTCTCCTCCTTCAGTGGAGATGGAGACTCTTCTTCTTATTCTCCTGTCATCAGCTTTAAGGCACACCTCATCAGGCTCATAGGAAACCTCTGCCACAGCAATACCAACAACCAGAACAAGGTTTGGACAAATGAATGAGTGGAGGGATGGAAGTTCTGTTAAGTTTGTGGTGGTACTTGATAACAACTGTGACGAAGAgtgaatgaaaattttgctaTAAGCCATAATTTCCAGATCAGAGGTAGTTCAGTGTGCTGAGTCATATTTCCACTTCCACCTCAAAGTCCTTCATATGCTGCCATTTTTAATATGTTGAGAATTTACATACAGTATTTAATGATTATACTATAAGTGGGACATAAAGAGAACTTTATGTCTGTCTACCTATCAGAGACAGACACTCACAGAGTATTGTACTTAAATCTGTCGCATCTGAAGTGTTTCTTTGATTAAAACTTCATAATAGCTGCCCAAATAAGTGCCCAGAGGCATTTTGAAAT encodes the following:
- the atxn10 gene encoding ataxin-10, giving the protein MAASTDIILGTSASIAGILNEKHGPEHLQTLKTFTAALRDVEYRDAVEEETFSTLVKVLTRLCEELQAAGLDSEDVQTFTLQLQLTAECFRAQRNSCVQSKRNQSLLRELGFIDVSLKLLRFLSTVNMEIPDTIFEPLRCGIQFLGNLAVGNQLCKDDIWMISFPDLFLQLLSTDDEKTVNYTSMVIHTCLDEAKVEDLSKPQNIELALRVMELCRTQPELDWTVLIATQHFLRSSSLVENMYSEMSHHDRVTLLELLLAQLREEGSEDCGIPPSVARFLATSFQKGCGAVLTLATGSASSDEVLQEALTVISLLDVLCEMTSDHKQFMFLQDHPDLLVTTVELLEQVHATGKASKNIFSAAQNFSSFSGDGDSSSYSPVISFKAHLIRLIGNLCHSNTNNQNKVRELEGIPLILDNCNIDSNNPFISQWAIFTIRNLLEHNSENQKLIATLERCGTADYSALRELGFLVEERDGTLLLKPVRKDS